The following coding sequences lie in one Calypte anna isolate BGI_N300 chromosome 7, bCalAnn1_v1.p, whole genome shotgun sequence genomic window:
- the LOC115598573 gene encoding transcription factor 15-like, whose amino-acid sequence MRAGGGAEDAVGAGAGPEGSVKDGRGAAGALRAVGGPPVSVRRRRRGGGGRRAAANARERDRTHSVNAAFGALRRLIPTRPSDRRLSKVETLRLASSYISHLANVLLLQRRQPEGTAATQPCPQPGPQPGSAAPRSICTFCLSEQRKRHREGEKPLPGPALS is encoded by the exons ATGAGGGCCGGCGGGGGGGCGGAGGATGCCGTCGGGGCCGGTGCGGGGCCAGAGGGCTCCGTGAAGGACGGCAGGGGGGCTGCCGGTGCCCTGAGAGCCGTCGGGGGGCCGCCGGTCAGCGttcggcggcggcggcggggaggcGGCGGCCGTCGGGCAGCAGCCAACGCCCGGGAGCGGGACCGCACGCACAGCGTCAACGCGGCCTTCGGCGCCCTCCGCCGGCTCATCCCCACCCGTCCGTCCGACCGCCGGCTCTCCAAGGTGGAGACGCTGCGCTTGGCCTCCAGCTACATCTCCCACCTGGCCAacgtgctgctgctgcagcgGCGGCAACCCGAGGGCACGGCCGCAACCCAACCCTGCCCGCAGCCCGGCCCGCAGCCCGGTTCCGCAGCCCCGCGGTCCATCTGCACCTTCTGCCTCAGCGAGCAGCGGAAGCGG CACCGAGAAGGAGAGAAACCGCTGCCTGGTCCAGCTTTGAGCTGA